A genomic window from Chanodichthys erythropterus isolate Z2021 chromosome 1, ASM2448905v1, whole genome shotgun sequence includes:
- the mtmr7a gene encoding myotubularin-related protein 7a isoform X1: protein MEHIRMPKVENVRLVDRSLSRRTQVGTLYLTATHTIFVGKGSEDRNELWVLHSLVCNVVKHKTSQSGYPLLIHCKNFQVIQFIIRQESDCHDVYISLSRLSRPEKYEELYCFSFNPNADKAERELSWDFLDLKAEYSRMGLPNKLWHVTPINREYRVCDTYPSDLFVPKSVTLPVIVGSSKFRSRGRFPTLSYYCKENHATICRSSQPLSGFSARCLEDEQMLQAIMKSNPGSRFMYVVDTRPKLNAMANRAAGKGYENEDNYCNIKFQFIGIENIHVMRNSQQNLIEVSALRSPSMREFLLGLENSDWLRHIKSIMEAGIFICKAVAEEGVSVLVHCSDGWDRTAQVCSVASVLLDPYYRTLKGLMVLIEKDWVSFGHKFSHRCGHLDGEAKEVSPVMDQFLECVWQLMDQFPCSFEYNEKFLISIHNHIYSCHYGNFICNSQKERKDLCIKEKTHSIWPHLWENKMDFMNPLFKPDQGLLRPSTAPFCFKYWRSLYNRFDRELHPRQSELDCLMAVKEETQQLEEELALYEQKLAVLDKERAKTLYMQRGVLDSKQTLWSFPLDASLVNTPQDYIGGLIGAAPNVFSSQQGERESLFGDKPKCPDADNSDQESGVADFSSHSSGEESLPSEDSVKDPDSDENGLNRA, encoded by the exons ATGGAGCACATCAGAATGCCAAAG GTTGAAAATGTCCGGTTAGTCGACAGAAGTTTGTCTCGAAGAACTCAAGTGGGCACGCTCTACCTGACAGCCACACACACTATCTTTGTTGGTAAAGGATCTGAGGACAGAAATGAGCTGTGG GTTCTGCACagtttagtgtgtaatgttgtaaAGCATAAAACATCTCAGAGTGGATACCCTTTATTAATCCATTGCAAGAACTTTCAGGTCATACAGTTTATTATTCGTCAAGAGAGCGACTGCCATGATGTTTACATTTCACTTTCACGTCTGTCTAGGCCAG AAAAATATGAAGAGTTGTATTGTTTTTCCTTCAATCCTAACGCTGACAAAGCTGAAAGGGAGCTCTCATGGGACTTTTTAGATTTGAAGGCCGAGTACAGTCGAATGGGACTTCCAAATAAGCTATGGCATGTCACCCCCATCAACCGAGAGTACAGA GTGTGTGATACTTACCCATCTGACTTGTTCGTGCCTAAATCCGTCACCCTCCCTGTCATCGTAGGGAGCTCTAAGTTTCGTAGCAGAGGTCGATTTCCCACGTTGTCATACTACTGCAAGGAAAATCAT GCCACAATATGTCGCAGCAGTCAGCCTCTTTCTGGCTTCAGCGCTCGCTGCCTGGAGGACGAGCAAATGCTGCAGGCCATCATGAAGTCTAATCCTGGCAGCAGATTCATGTATGTTGTGGACACCAGACCCAAG CTAAACGCAATGGCAAACCGAGCTGCGGGCAAAGGCTACGAAAATGAGGACAACTACTGCAACATTAAATTCCAGTTCATCGGCATTGAAAACATCCATGTGATGAGGAACAGtcagcagaatctcatagagg TTTCTGCACTTCGTTCTCCCTCCATGAGAGAATTTCTCTTGGGGCTTGAAAATTCAGACTGGTTGAGACACATCAAATCGATCATGGAGGCTGGAATCTTCATATGTAAG GCCGTGGCAGAGGAAGGGGTCAGTGTCCTGGTTCATTGCTCTGATGGCTGGGATAGGACGGCTCAGGTTTGCTCTGTGGCCAGTGTGCTTTTGGACCCCTACTACAGGACCCTCAAGGGACTCATG GTGCTGATTGAGAAAGACTGGGTTTCATTTGGACACAAGTTTTCACACAG ATGTGGCCATCTAGATGGAGAAGCCAAGGAAGTGTCCCCTGTTATGGACCAGTTCCTGGAATGTGTATGGCAGCTTATGGATCAGTTTCCCTGTTCTTTTGAGTACAATGAGAAGTTTTTAATCAGCATCCACAACCACATTTACTCCTGTCACTATGGCAACTTCATTTGTAACAGCCAGAAGGAGAGGAAAGATCTGTG CATCAAAGAGAAAACTCATTCCATATGGCCTCATTTATGGGAGAACAAGATGGACTTCATGAACCCTCTTTTCAAACCAGATCAGGGACTTCTAAGGCCCAGTACTGCCCCCTTCTGCTTCAA atACTGGAGAAGCTTGTATAATCGATTTGATCGTGAGTTGCACCCACGTCAGTCTGAGCTGGATTGTCTGATGGCTGTAAAAGAGGAAACACAGCAACTTGAGGAAGAACTGGCTCTCTATGAACAG AAACTGGCTGTTCTGGATAAGGAGCGAGCAAAAACACTTTACATGCAGAGGGGTGTGCTGGACAGCAAACAGACGCTTTGGTCGTTCCCTTTAGATGCAAGCCTGGTCAATACTCCTCAGGATTACATTGGTGGCTTGATAGGTGCTGCTCCCAATGTTTTCTCCTCACAacaaggagagagagaaagcctGTTTGGAGACAAACCAAAATGCCCTGATGCTGACAATAGTGACCAGGAGTCAGGAGTGGCAGATTTCAGCTCCCATTCGTCTGGTGAAGAGTCCTTGCCAAGTGAGGACAGTGTGAAGGATCCTGACTCGGATGAGAATGGCCTCAACAGAGCATGA
- the mtmr7a gene encoding myotubularin-related protein 7a isoform X2 has translation MEHIRMPKVENVRLVDRSLSRRTQVGTLYLTATHTIFVGKGSEDRNELWVLHSLVCNVVKHKTSQSGYPLLIHCKNFQVIQFIIRQESDCHDVYISLSRLSRPEKYEELYCFSFNPNADKAERELSWDFLDLKAEYSRMGLPNKLWHVTPINREYRVCDTYPSDLFVPKSVTLPVIVGSSKFRSRGRFPTLSYYCKENHATICRSSQPLSGFSARCLEDEQMLQAIMKSNPGSRFMYVVDTRPKLNAMANRAAGKGYENEDNYCNIKFQFIGIENIHVMRNSQQNLIEVSALRSPSMREFLLGLENSDWLRHIKSIMEAGIFICKVLIEKDWVSFGHKFSHRCGHLDGEAKEVSPVMDQFLECVWQLMDQFPCSFEYNEKFLISIHNHIYSCHYGNFICNSQKERKDLCIKEKTHSIWPHLWENKMDFMNPLFKPDQGLLRPSTAPFCFKYWRSLYNRFDRELHPRQSELDCLMAVKEETQQLEEELALYEQKLAVLDKERAKTLYMQRGVLDSKQTLWSFPLDASLVNTPQDYIGGLIGAAPNVFSSQQGERESLFGDKPKCPDADNSDQESGVADFSSHSSGEESLPSEDSVKDPDSDENGLNRA, from the exons ATGGAGCACATCAGAATGCCAAAG GTTGAAAATGTCCGGTTAGTCGACAGAAGTTTGTCTCGAAGAACTCAAGTGGGCACGCTCTACCTGACAGCCACACACACTATCTTTGTTGGTAAAGGATCTGAGGACAGAAATGAGCTGTGG GTTCTGCACagtttagtgtgtaatgttgtaaAGCATAAAACATCTCAGAGTGGATACCCTTTATTAATCCATTGCAAGAACTTTCAGGTCATACAGTTTATTATTCGTCAAGAGAGCGACTGCCATGATGTTTACATTTCACTTTCACGTCTGTCTAGGCCAG AAAAATATGAAGAGTTGTATTGTTTTTCCTTCAATCCTAACGCTGACAAAGCTGAAAGGGAGCTCTCATGGGACTTTTTAGATTTGAAGGCCGAGTACAGTCGAATGGGACTTCCAAATAAGCTATGGCATGTCACCCCCATCAACCGAGAGTACAGA GTGTGTGATACTTACCCATCTGACTTGTTCGTGCCTAAATCCGTCACCCTCCCTGTCATCGTAGGGAGCTCTAAGTTTCGTAGCAGAGGTCGATTTCCCACGTTGTCATACTACTGCAAGGAAAATCAT GCCACAATATGTCGCAGCAGTCAGCCTCTTTCTGGCTTCAGCGCTCGCTGCCTGGAGGACGAGCAAATGCTGCAGGCCATCATGAAGTCTAATCCTGGCAGCAGATTCATGTATGTTGTGGACACCAGACCCAAG CTAAACGCAATGGCAAACCGAGCTGCGGGCAAAGGCTACGAAAATGAGGACAACTACTGCAACATTAAATTCCAGTTCATCGGCATTGAAAACATCCATGTGATGAGGAACAGtcagcagaatctcatagagg TTTCTGCACTTCGTTCTCCCTCCATGAGAGAATTTCTCTTGGGGCTTGAAAATTCAGACTGGTTGAGACACATCAAATCGATCATGGAGGCTGGAATCTTCATATGTAAG GTGCTGATTGAGAAAGACTGGGTTTCATTTGGACACAAGTTTTCACACAG ATGTGGCCATCTAGATGGAGAAGCCAAGGAAGTGTCCCCTGTTATGGACCAGTTCCTGGAATGTGTATGGCAGCTTATGGATCAGTTTCCCTGTTCTTTTGAGTACAATGAGAAGTTTTTAATCAGCATCCACAACCACATTTACTCCTGTCACTATGGCAACTTCATTTGTAACAGCCAGAAGGAGAGGAAAGATCTGTG CATCAAAGAGAAAACTCATTCCATATGGCCTCATTTATGGGAGAACAAGATGGACTTCATGAACCCTCTTTTCAAACCAGATCAGGGACTTCTAAGGCCCAGTACTGCCCCCTTCTGCTTCAA atACTGGAGAAGCTTGTATAATCGATTTGATCGTGAGTTGCACCCACGTCAGTCTGAGCTGGATTGTCTGATGGCTGTAAAAGAGGAAACACAGCAACTTGAGGAAGAACTGGCTCTCTATGAACAG AAACTGGCTGTTCTGGATAAGGAGCGAGCAAAAACACTTTACATGCAGAGGGGTGTGCTGGACAGCAAACAGACGCTTTGGTCGTTCCCTTTAGATGCAAGCCTGGTCAATACTCCTCAGGATTACATTGGTGGCTTGATAGGTGCTGCTCCCAATGTTTTCTCCTCACAacaaggagagagagaaagcctGTTTGGAGACAAACCAAAATGCCCTGATGCTGACAATAGTGACCAGGAGTCAGGAGTGGCAGATTTCAGCTCCCATTCGTCTGGTGAAGAGTCCTTGCCAAGTGAGGACAGTGTGAAGGATCCTGACTCGGATGAGAATGGCCTCAACAGAGCATGA
- the cnot7 gene encoding CCR4-NOT transcription complex subunit 7 isoform X1, translating into MPAATVDHSQKICEVWASNLEEEMKRIRQVTRKFSYVAMDTEFPGVVARPIGEFRSNADYQYQLLRCNVDLLKIIQLGLTFMNEEGKYPPGTSTWQFNFKFNLTEDMYAQDSIELLTSSGIQFKKHEEEGIETLYFAELLMTSGVVLCEGVKWLSFHSGYDFGYLIKILSNSKLPEEEVDFFEILRLFFPIIYDVKYLMKSCKNLKGGLQEVAEQLELERIGPQHQAGSDSLLTGMAFFKMREMFFEDHIDDAKYCGHLYGLGSGSSYVQNGTGNAYEEEANKQQS; encoded by the exons ATGCCCGCAGCCACTGTGGATCATAGCCAAAAAATATGTGAGGTTTGGGCCAGCAACCTGGAGGAGGAAATGAAGAGGATCCGACAGGTGACTCGAAAATTCAGCTATGTTGCAATG GACACAGAGTTTCCAGGTGTCGTTGCAAGACCAATCGGAGAATTTAGAAGCAATGCAGATTACCAGTACCAGCTGTTGCGGTGTAATGTTGACTTGTTGAAGATCATCCAGCTTGGCCTTACATTTATGAACGAAGAGGGCAAATACCCACCAGGAACGTCAACATGGCAGTTCAACTTCAAATTTAACCTCAC GGAAGACATGTATGCACAGGATTCCATTGAGCTGCTCACTTCGTCAGGTATCCAGTTTAAGAAGCATGAGGAGGAGGGTATTGAGACACTGTACTTTGCTGAGCTGCTTATGACCTCAGGTGTGGTGCTTTGTGAGGGGGTCAAGTGGCTCTCATTCCATAG TGGCTATGACTTTGGGTACCTGATTAAAATTTTGTCCAACTCGAAATTGCCAGAGGAAGAGGTTGACTTCTTCGAAATTCTTCGTTTATTTTTTCCCATCATTTATGATGTGAAATACCTCATGAAGAGCTGTAAGAACTTGAAG GGCGGTCTGCAGGAGGTGGCAGAGCAGCTTGAGCTGGAGAGAATTGGTCCTCAGCATCAGGCAGGGTCTGACTCACTCCTCACAGGAATGGCTTTCTTCAAGATGAGAGAG ATGTTTTTTGAGGATCACATCGATGATGCCAAGTATTGTGGTCACTTGTATGGACTGGGTTCAGGCTCATCCTATGTCCAGAACGGCACCGGAAATGCCTACGAGGAGGAGGCCAACAAGCAGCAGTCATGA
- the cnot7 gene encoding CCR4-NOT transcription complex subunit 7 isoform X2: MKAGHTVFCREDMYAQDSIELLTSSGIQFKKHEEEGIETLYFAELLMTSGVVLCEGVKWLSFHSGYDFGYLIKILSNSKLPEEEVDFFEILRLFFPIIYDVKYLMKSCKNLKGGLQEVAEQLELERIGPQHQAGSDSLLTGMAFFKMREMFFEDHIDDAKYCGHLYGLGSGSSYVQNGTGNAYEEEANKQQS; the protein is encoded by the exons ATGAAAGCTGGACATACTGTCTTTTGCAGGGAAGACATGTATGCACAGGATTCCATTGAGCTGCTCACTTCGTCAGGTATCCAGTTTAAGAAGCATGAGGAGGAGGGTATTGAGACACTGTACTTTGCTGAGCTGCTTATGACCTCAGGTGTGGTGCTTTGTGAGGGGGTCAAGTGGCTCTCATTCCATAG TGGCTATGACTTTGGGTACCTGATTAAAATTTTGTCCAACTCGAAATTGCCAGAGGAAGAGGTTGACTTCTTCGAAATTCTTCGTTTATTTTTTCCCATCATTTATGATGTGAAATACCTCATGAAGAGCTGTAAGAACTTGAAG GGCGGTCTGCAGGAGGTGGCAGAGCAGCTTGAGCTGGAGAGAATTGGTCCTCAGCATCAGGCAGGGTCTGACTCACTCCTCACAGGAATGGCTTTCTTCAAGATGAGAGAG ATGTTTTTTGAGGATCACATCGATGATGCCAAGTATTGTGGTCACTTGTATGGACTGGGTTCAGGCTCATCCTATGTCCAGAACGGCACCGGAAATGCCTACGAGGAGGAGGCCAACAAGCAGCAGTCATGA